The following are from one region of the Salmo trutta chromosome 22, fSalTru1.1, whole genome shotgun sequence genome:
- the zar1 gene encoding zygote arrest protein 1, whose product MATYLDRSIDNYLYSSYNPYSGRYPKPKGVGWRNKNDLANYADTEAYIDNHHRAQLKILLSQINPNLTPRLRKANTKDVAVQVNPKKDVSVQCSLGPRTLIARKRDTLRKRRQEETQTSGSPGSSVGGVRYPRTLAVYSPIASRRLASFLEYDKVESRQAQTGDPPETVKIGKKDEGEKSEDKTEKAKDENTWPHTKASNTDQSVMTEGVKANQDGSEVKARVRFQFLEQKYGYYHCRDCNLRWESAYVWCVHGTSKVYFKQFCRTCQKSFNPYRVEDITCQTCNKARCMCQVTPRHVDPKRPHRQDLCGRCKGKRLSCDLTFSFKYII is encoded by the exons ATGGCTACATATTTAGATAGGTCAATCGACAACTATTTATATTCATCCTACAACCCTTACTCTGGCAGGTATCCAAAACCAAAAGGTGTGGGCTGGAGAAACAAAAACGATTTGGCCAACTATGCCGACACAGAGGCGTACATTGATAACCACCATCGGGCGCAACTTAAAATCCTTTTATCCCAAATAAACCCCAATCTTACACCGAGGCTACGGAAAGCAAACACCAAAGACGTCGCGGTGCAGGTCAATCCGAAGAAGGATGTTTCTGTGCAGTGTTCCCTCGGCCCACGGACCCTCATAGCCAGAAAGCGAGACACTTTGCGCAAGAGAAGACAAGAAGAGACCCAGACATCCGGTAGTCCAGGGAGCTCTGTGGGAGGCGTGCGTTACCCTCGCACTCTGGCAGTCTACTCCCCTATCGCGTCTAGGAGACTTGCATCCTTTCTAGAATATGACAAAGTTGAGTCGAGACAAGCACAGACCGGTGACCCACCTGAAACCGTTAAGATTGGGAAAAAGGATGAAGGTGAGAAGTCTGAGGACAAAACAGAAAAGGCAAAAGACGAAAATACTTGGCCACATACAAAAGCTAGTAATACTGACCAATCAGTTATGACGGAGGGCGTCAAAGCCAATCAGGATGGTTCGGAAGTCAAGGCCCGCGTGAGGTTTCAG TTTTTGGAGCAGAAGTATGGGTACTATCACTGCAGAGACTGTAACCTGCGTTGGGAGAGTGCATATGTTTGGTGCGTCCATGGAACGAGCAAG GTCTACTTCAAGCAGTTCTGTAGAACATGCCAGAAGTCCTTCAACCCCTACCGTGTTGAGGACATAACCTGTCAG ACTTGCAACAAGGCGCGCTGCATGTGCCAAGTGACCCCGCGCCACGTTGACCCCAAACGCCCCCACAGACAGGATCTGTGTGGCAGGTGCAAGGGCAAGAGGCTTTCCTGTGACCTCACCTTCAGTTTCAAATACATCATCTAG
- the slc10a4 gene encoding sodium/bile acid cotransporter 4 produces MENSSVVVTVVPTAGQTEFLNFTMNDTLSRLSESFSEELATAGLRVTNDPVSLKASTLSTAFAAGLRAKLPPTEPAHLVVAFWDSPLSHGINVFVGIVLCFTMLGLGCTVDVSQLGEHIRRPIGVLLALVCQFVIMPLVAFLLALAFSLDDVAAMAVLLCGCCPGGNLSNIMSLLVNGEMNLSIIMTISSTVLALVLMPLCLWIYSRAWINTPVVNLMPFGAIILTLCSTLIPIGLGVVLRYRYNRAADIVLKVSLWSLLVTLVMLFIMTGAMLGPELLATIPPSVYVVAVLMPACGYAAGYGLATLFDLPPNIRRTVSLETGCQNVQLCTAILKMAFPPQLMGGMYMFPLLYALFQAAEAGIFILAYRMYRKEVLHKPDTNPLGDNGDIGYNRFEDEDMGFDTSYGAVTTSDPNLIMLEPCPDATPV; encoded by the exons ATGGAGAACTCAAGCGTGGTGGTCACGGTTGTTCCAACTGCTGGCCAAACAGAATTCCTCAACTTCACCATGAATGACACCCTCTCCCGACTCTCAGAAAGCTTCTCGGAGGAACTCGCCACGGCAGGATTACGCGTAACGAACGACCCGGTATCTCTGAAAGCCAGCACTCTCAGCACTGCCTTTGCTGCTGGGCTTCGGGCTAAACTGCCGCCGACGGAACCCGCTCACCTGGTGGTTGCCTTTTGGGATTCCCCGCTAAGTCACGGAATCAATGTGTTTGTGGGGATTGTCCTGTGCTTCACCATGCTGGGGCTAGGGTGTACGGTAGACGTTAGCCAGCTTGGGGAGCATATCCGCAGACCCATCGGGGTGCTGCTGGCGCTGGTGTGTCAGTTCGTCATCATGCCCCTGGTCGCCTTCCTGCTAGCTTTGGCATTCTCGCTCGACGACGTGGCGGCTATGGCCGTGCTACTGTGTGGCTGCTGTCCAGGAGGAAACCTATCCAACATCATGTCGTTATTAGTGAACGGGGAGATGAATCTCAG CATTATCATGACCATCTCCTCCACGGTCCTAGCACTGGTGCTGATGCCGCTGTGTCTGTGGATATACAGCCGCGCCTGGATCAACACCCCCGTTGTCAACCTGATGCCGTTCGGCGCGATCATACTCACCCTCTGTAGCACCCTCATACCCATCGGCCTGGGGGTCGTGCTCCGGTACCGCTACAACCGGGCGGCCGACATCGTTTTAAAG GTGTCCCTGTGGTCTCTGCTGGTGACCCTGGTGATGCTGTTCATCATGACAGGAGCCATGTTGGGGCCAGAGCTGCTGGccaccatccctccatctgtctacGTGGTGGCTGTCCTGATGCCTGCCTGTGGCTACGCTGCAGGCTACGGCCTGGCCACCCTCTTCGATCTCCCGCCCAACATCCGCAGGACCGTGTCACTAGAGACCGGGTGCCAGAACGTGCAGCTCTGCACAGCCATCCTGAAGATGGCCTTCCCACCACAGCTGATGGGGGGCATGTATATGTTCCCTCTGCTCTACGCCCTCTTCCAGGCAGCCGAGGCTGGCATCTTCATCCTGGCCTACCGGATGTACAGGAAAGAGGTTCTACACAAACCAGACACAAACCCACTGGGGGACAATGGGGATATTGGATATAATAGGTTTGAAGATGAAGATATGGGCTTTGACACTTCTTACGGGGCGGTGACCACAAGTGACCCAAATCTCATCATGTTAGAGCCTTGTCCAGATGCTACTCCTGTTTAG